DNA from Fodinibius salicampi:
ATATCCATATTTTTTGAAGTCCCTATTACACCAGTAGCCATTATTCTGACATTAGCATTTGGGGCACTGAATATTTTTGGAGCTAAAGAGACAAGTAAAATCCAAAATATTTTAGTTGTAACGTTAATCTCCATTATGGCCTTTTATCTTGTCCAGGGATTTTCATATCTGTTTTCTCTTGATTTTTTGGATATACACCGCAAGCAATTTACTCCATTTTTTACGAATGGCATTCAGGGATTTTTTGCTACGGTCGGAATGGTTTTTGTCTCTTACGCGGGACTTACAAAAGTTGTGAGCGTCGCTGAAGAGGTGAAGAACCCTGATCGTAATATTCCACGCGGAATGTTTCTATCTATATTTACAGCTATTACGGTTTATGTGGCGGGGGTATATATTATGACAGCTGTTCTTGAACCTGCTGCATTTAGAGAAGATCTAACACCCGTAGCAACGGCTGGAGAGATTTTCCTAAGTTGGTTGCCTGGTGATATTGGGCTTATTTTAGTTGTTATTGCAGCTATCGCTGCTTTTGCTTCAACGGGGAATGCAGGTATTATGTCTGCATCTAGATTTCCATTGGCAATGGCGCGAGACAAATTAGTTCATCCTAAACTTTCCAAAATAGGCAAATTTGACACCCCTTCAATATCAATAATAGCCACTACCGGGATGATGGTGTTTCTATTATTGGTCTTTAATGTTAAAGAAGTAGCTAAACTGGCAAGTGCATTTAAGTTGCTCTTATTTGGGCTGTTGAACTTAGCAGTCATTGTAATGCGTGAAAGCAAGATCAAAGAATATGACCCCGGATATATAGCCCCATTCTATCCTTGGATGCAGATGGCTGGTATATTGATATCAGGACTGTTAATCCTTGAGATGGGAATATTATCAATTATGTTTACCGTTGCAATCATGCTTTTATCGGTTGCCTGGTATTATTATTACGCATATAACCAGATTGATCGACAGGGAGCTATCTATCATGTTCATGAGCGGTTGGGGCAGTTTAAGGACCGCGGGTTGGAGCGTGAAATGCGTCGTATTATGCAGGAAAAGGGGTTGCGCGAGGAAGATCCGTACGAGTTGGTTGTTAGTAAGGCAGCGGTGTTAGATGTTGAGCAGCCTAATATTACCTACGAAAATATTGTAAAAAAGGCCTGTAGCAATTTGGCAACAAAAGTTAATGTTGAAGCAGAAGAGTTGTTCCAGGAATTTGATAAAATGAGTGGTTTTGGGGTTATACCTATTGGGGAAGGAGCAGCATTGAATCACTCAAGACTAGATATAAAAACTGAACCTGAATTATTTATTATTAGGGTAAAAGATGGTTTATCAGTAGAGAGTAAACATTTTAAGTCATTAGACAACGATAAGGAACAGGTCGAAAATAAATTGTATGCAATTTTCTTTTTGATAAGTTCTGAAAAAAATGCCACTCAACATTTGCGTTTTCTGGCACACATAGCTGATATGATTGATCAGGACGACTTTTTACAGCGTTGGATAAAGGCAGAAAATGAAAGTGAAATACGAGAGATTTTGCTGCGGAATGAACGATTTATCAATCTGAAAATTCGTTCTGATAAAGAAACGGGCAGGATGATTGGAAAGAAGATCCATGAAATTGATTTGCCGGGAGAAAGTCTTATCGCAATACTTAAGCATGAGGATCAGATCAATATACCACATGGCAATACTATTATCCGGGATGGCGATGAGCTCTCAATTATTGGTGAAGCTGAAGATATCGAAAGAATTAAAGAGCTTAAAAAGAATTAATCATATATTGTGCTGTCACTGATGGGACTTTATGTTTCTCTTTCATACGTATCTATTTAGAAATAATTTTAAAAATATATTTATAGTTTTTTTAGAATATGGAGCATGAAACGTTACAAAAACAATTAGGACTCTGGGATGTTTTTGCGATTAGTACCGGTGCAATGTTCAGTTCAGGGTTTTTCCTGCTACCAGGCCTGGCTGCTGCTGAAACAGGTCCATCCGTATTTTTGGCTTACTTTTTTGCGGGGATATTAGTCCTGCCCACTATGTTTAGTGTATCCGAACTTTGTACCGCAATGCCTCGTGCGGGTGGAACATACTATTTTATAGATCGCAGTCTTGGCCCCTTAATGGGAACGATAGGTGGATTTGGTTCATGGCTGGCACTGATTTTAAAAAGTGCTTTTGCATTAATTGGAATGGGAGCGTACATAGGTATATTTATTGAGGTCCCAATAACATTAGTTGCTATTGTCCTCACTGTCTTTTTTGGGATAATCAATATTGTTGGTGCTAAAGAATCTAGCTTCATACAGAAAGTTTTGGTAGCAGCTCTGTTGGGTATCATGTTTTTTTATATACTTCAGGGGGTTCTTCACTTCTTTTCTGTAGATTTCTTTGAACTAACTCGACAACAATTTACTCCTTTTTATACCCACGGAATAAATGGGGTTTTATCAACTGTCGGAATGGTTTTTGTCTCCTATGCAGGGCTTACCAAAGTAGCTAGTATTGCCGAGGAGGTGGAAAACCCCGATAAGAATATTCCTCTTGGGATGATAATGTCGTTGATCGTGGCGGTGTTTGTTTATGTAGTTGGAGTTTATCTTATGGTAGCACTACTTGATCCAGCTGCTCTCCGCTCAGATTTGACGCCGGTGGCAACGGCTGGTGAGGTGTTTTTAGATTGGCTGCCTGAACCAACGGGACTTATACTTATTGTGGTAGCCGCTATCGCTGCCTTTGCATCTACAGGAAATGCAGGTATTATGTCCGCTTCCCGTTACCCTATGGCAATGGCCCGTGATCGATTGTTAAATAGTCGTTTTTCAGAAGTAAGTTCTCGTTTTGGGACACCAAAGATATCAATTTTGGTTACTATGCTTTTGATGATATTTATTCTTCTAGTATTTAATGTGAAAGCCGTTGCTAAATTGGCCAGTGCTTTTCAGTTACTGCTTTTCGGGTTACTCAATCTTGCCGTTATAGTAATGCGGGAAAGCAAGATTGAAGAGTATGACCCGGGATTTAAATCCCCCCTGTATCCATGGATGCATATTGCCGGAATGATTATTTCGGTCTTTTTGATCTTGGAAATGGGTTTTCTTTCTATTCTATTTACAGCGCTTATTGC
Protein-coding regions in this window:
- a CDS encoding amino acid permease, with amino-acid sequence MEHETLQKQLGLWDVFAISTGAMFSSGFFLLPGLAAAETGPSVFLAYFFAGILVLPTMFSVSELCTAMPRAGGTYYFIDRSLGPLMGTIGGFGSWLALILKSAFALIGMGAYIGIFIEVPITLVAIVLTVFFGIINIVGAKESSFIQKVLVAALLGIMFFYILQGVLHFFSVDFFELTRQQFTPFYTHGINGVLSTVGMVFVSYAGLTKVASIAEEVENPDKNIPLGMIMSLIVAVFVYVVGVYLMVALLDPAALRSDLTPVATAGEVFLDWLPEPTGLILIVVAAIAAFASTGNAGIMSASRYPMAMARDRLLNSRFSEVSSRFGTPKISILVTMLLMIFILLVFNVKAVAKLASAFQLLLFGLLNLAVIVMRESKIEEYDPGFKSPLYPWMHIAGMIISVFLILEMGFLSILFTALIAVFSVGWYYYYGYGNIEREGAIFHVHARLGKRRYRGLEYEMRGILREKGLRDHDPYEKVIARSIVIDEKDPDISYKTLMGKASEKLAPRFHMESDDLFELFCEAQSSGTIPIGRGIALNHIRVDRDRPSEIVLVRIPESISIESEGYEPLNKNKQSSVEELRAIIFLVSSIERSGQHLRILAHIAEMVDNPKFMSRWKAAENEGGLREIMLRDERFINILVSSHNKTQELIGKKIKDISLPGESLIAILKRNDEIKIPHGYTVVEENDELSIIGEVDDIERIKSWVETD
- a CDS encoding amino acid permease is translated as MVEEAKKLKKKLGAFDVFAIATGAMFSSGLFLLPGLAAGETGPSVFLAYLVSGLFVLPTMLSKAELATAFPRAGGTYYIIDRTLGPLMGSIGGFGSWLSLVFKSAFALIGMGAYISIFFEVPITPVAIILTLAFGALNIFGAKETSKIQNILVVTLISIMAFYLVQGFSYLFSLDFLDIHRKQFTPFFTNGIQGFFATVGMVFVSYAGLTKVVSVAEEVKNPDRNIPRGMFLSIFTAITVYVAGVYIMTAVLEPAAFREDLTPVATAGEIFLSWLPGDIGLILVVIAAIAAFASTGNAGIMSASRFPLAMARDKLVHPKLSKIGKFDTPSISIIATTGMMVFLLLVFNVKEVAKLASAFKLLLFGLLNLAVIVMRESKIKEYDPGYIAPFYPWMQMAGILISGLLILEMGILSIMFTVAIMLLSVAWYYYYAYNQIDRQGAIYHVHERLGQFKDRGLEREMRRIMQEKGLREEDPYELVVSKAAVLDVEQPNITYENIVKKACSNLATKVNVEAEELFQEFDKMSGFGVIPIGEGAALNHSRLDIKTEPELFIIRVKDGLSVESKHFKSLDNDKEQVENKLYAIFFLISSEKNATQHLRFLAHIADMIDQDDFLQRWIKAENESEIREILLRNERFINLKIRSDKETGRMIGKKIHEIDLPGESLIAILKHEDQINIPHGNTIIRDGDELSIIGEAEDIERIKELKKN